From the Solanum stenotomum isolate F172 chromosome 4, ASM1918654v1, whole genome shotgun sequence genome, one window contains:
- the LOC125861295 gene encoding sucrose synthase-like: MLFIQKDEMIDIISVTKGKGYEGVVTRWGVTGLPRKTHRGLHKCTCINAWQPARVSFAVACACQSGNILEMDFEPFTTITPPKSLSHSIGNGLEFLTRHIIASTMFYDKEITKCLVDFLRHHKYKGKKESKLVLKKAEEYLCTLNPETPYSNFESKVEKIGLLRV, from the exons ATGTTGTTCATCCAGAAGGATGAGATGATTGACATCATTAGTGTAACCAAAGGTAAAGGTTATGAAGGTGTAGTAACTCGTTGGGGTGTAACAGGTCTTCCTCGCAAAACTCATAGGGGTCTACATAAGTGTACTTGTATCAATGCCTGGCAGCCTGCTAGGGTTTCATTCGCAGTGGCTTGTGCTTGTCAAAG TGGAAACATTTTGGAAATGGATTTTGAGCCATTTACTACTATAACTCCTCCGAAGTCTCTTTCTCACTCCATTGGTAATGGTTTGGAGTTTCTTACTCGCCACATAATTGCTTCGACAATGTTCTATGACAAGGAGATTACCAAGTGCCTCGTTGACTTTCTCAGACACCATAAATACAAAGGAAAG AAGGAATCCAAACTTGTCCTGAAAAAAGCAGAGGAATATCTGTGCACCCTGAATCCAGAAACTCCGTACTCCAATTTTGAATCCAAGGTTGAAAAGATTGGCTTGTTAAGAGTGTAG